The sequence GCTATAATCTGAATCTGAAAAACAAGTACATAAAACGAGGCCGGGTATATCTGTCGACGGCCAATCTATATACGATAACTGGCTACAAAGGCATTGATCCTGAAGTAAGTATCGGTGGGCTGGCTCCTGGTGTTGATGATAAAAATCGCTATCCCGCTACAACCAGCTACACCGCTGGGGCCATGCTGACTTTCTAATACTTCGACTAGCGTTCACTCGATAGATAGACCTATTCCTTAACATCCGATAGTATGAAATTCATTAAACCATACCTCTTTACGGTTTCGCTTTTAGGACTTACCCTGAGTGCCTGTAACAACGATCTCGAAGAGAAAATCTATTCCGAAGTCACGGAAGAGTCTTACGCCTATACCGATGCGTATAAGGCAATGAGCATTGTGTACGCCAATATGCGTAGCCTGATAAGCCATACCAGTTATTACATGGCGCAGGAATCAACGGCCGACGGCATTGTGATGCCCGCTAACGCATCGGGATGGGATGATGGCGGCATTTACAAACGAATGCATTTGCATACCTGGAACTCCGAAAATCCACAGATGAACAATATGTGGAATCATTTTTATGCCGGTGTCATAAATTCCAACCGCATCATTGATCAAGTCCGCATCGGAAAAATTACTCTGCCTACGGGCCTGACAAAAGAGGCTTTGGTGGCTGAGGTACGTGCCACTCGGGCATTTTTCTACTGGATGCTCTGCGATAACTTCGGCGATGTGCCGCTGGTTGCCGATCGTTCCGACGAACTGAAGGGAAAAACGGCGCGGAAAGACATTTATCAGTTTATTGTGAAAGAGCTTATTGAGGCTATTCCTGCCTTGAGCGAGGATCGGAATCAGTTACTGTATGGTCGATTTAACAAGTGGGCCGCTAAAACCCTGCTGGCCAACGTTTATCTGAATGCCGAAGTGTATTCGGGCGAAGCAAAATGGCAGGAGTGCCTCACCCAGTGCAACGACGTGATTGCCTCGGGGAAATATCAGCTTGAGACATCCCTTCGCGCGCCGTTTGTCACCAACAATCAAAATTCGCCGGAGATTGTGTTTGCCATTCCGTTCGATGAAAATCAAGCGGGTGGTTTTAATGTGGAAATGTTCTCCTGGCATGCTTCACTAAAAACCAAGTTTGGTATGCTGGATACACCTTGGGGGGCTGGTTCGGCCAAAGGTGTTCCGCAATTCATTGATACGTATGATCCGGCCGATGGACGGCTGGCAGCCACCTGGATGATTGGCCCACAGTTTGCCGCCGACGGCGTTACGCCCTTAAAAGGCTCCTACGATCAGGCTGGCAAAAACATTGTGCTCACCAAAGAAATCCCCGACGGGCTTTATACCGGAGAAGCCGAAGGCTACCGAATGAACAAGTTTGAGGTGAAGCAGGGCGCACTGGCCAGTCTAAGCACTGATTTTCCGTTCTTTCGCTATTCGCAGGTGCTGATGATGCAGGCCGAATGCTTATTGCGCACGGGGAAAGGCACTGATGCAGCCGCGGTGGTTACGCAGGTACGGACCCGCGCCTTCACGGCTACGCCGGCAAAGGCAACCGTTGCGGCTGCGGATCTCGAAAAAAACAGCAGCTATCAGTATGGGTACGTAGAAAATTACAAAGTGATTGATCCGGGCAACAATACCGCCGTTAAATATGGTCGTATGCTGGACGAACTGGGCTGGGAGTTTGCCTGGGAGGGTTTCCGTCGTCGGGATATGATTCGCTTTGGCATTTATTCGACTAAAAGCTGGCTTTCGCATAAACCCAATGGCACTTATCGCGCCGTATTTCCACTGCCGCAAATTGCCATTAATTCTAATGCTAAACTGGTTCAAAATCCGGCTTATCAATAGTATGAGCTGCCTGACGGTCAATTGCCGGATATCTTTTACAATCATCTTCTTGATTAGTGTACAGTGTTCGTTCGGACAGCCGAAACCTTCGTCGGCGATTGTTTCTTCAGAAACAATGCAGAGCGTTTTTGATGAGGTAAAAACGCCTTTCAAATACGGCATCGTGTTGCCACAACCCGATTCGGGTCGGATGGTGGACAGCCCGACTATTTTCCGAAAAGAGAATAACTGGTATATGACTTACATCATTTTCGATGGCAAAGGCTACGAAACCTGGCTGGCAAAAAGTGATGATCTTCTGAACTGGACGACGCTGGGCAA comes from Spirosoma aureum and encodes:
- a CDS encoding RagB/SusD family nutrient uptake outer membrane protein; the encoded protein is MKFIKPYLFTVSLLGLTLSACNNDLEEKIYSEVTEESYAYTDAYKAMSIVYANMRSLISHTSYYMAQESTADGIVMPANASGWDDGGIYKRMHLHTWNSENPQMNNMWNHFYAGVINSNRIIDQVRIGKITLPTGLTKEALVAEVRATRAFFYWMLCDNFGDVPLVADRSDELKGKTARKDIYQFIVKELIEAIPALSEDRNQLLYGRFNKWAAKTLLANVYLNAEVYSGEAKWQECLTQCNDVIASGKYQLETSLRAPFVTNNQNSPEIVFAIPFDENQAGGFNVEMFSWHASLKTKFGMLDTPWGAGSAKGVPQFIDTYDPADGRLAATWMIGPQFAADGVTPLKGSYDQAGKNIVLTKEIPDGLYTGEAEGYRMNKFEVKQGALASLSTDFPFFRYSQVLMMQAECLLRTGKGTDAAAVVTQVRTRAFTATPAKATVAAADLEKNSSYQYGYVENYKVIDPGNNTAVKYGRMLDELGWEFAWEGFRRRDMIRFGIYSTKSWLSHKPNGTYRAVFPLPQIAINSNAKLVQNPAYQ